The Benincasa hispida cultivar B227 chromosome 11, ASM972705v1, whole genome shotgun sequence genome has a segment encoding these proteins:
- the LOC120091919 gene encoding 14 kDa proline-rich protein DC2.15-like, with protein sequence MDSKRTSNAAIFLVLNLVFFAFVNVCHACNDPKPKPSPKPYPNPNPNPTPVVKSCPRDALKLGVCTKLLNGPVSALVGSLPNTQCCSLLDGLIDLEAAVCLCTAIKANVLGININIPISLSLLVNVCGKKVPSEFQCA encoded by the coding sequence ATGGATTCTAAAAGAACTTCAAATGCTGCCATCTTTCTTGTCCTCAACCTTGTGTTTTTCGCGTTTGTTAACGTATGCCATGCCTGCAACGATCCAAAGCCGAAGCCGAGTCCAAAGCCTTACCCTAACCCTAACCCTAACCCTACTCCTGTAGTCAAGAGCTGCCCTAGAGATGCCCTAAAGCTCGGCGTGTGCACGAAGCTATTGAACGGACCGGTCAGTGCACTTGTCGGGTCCTTGCCGAACACCCAATGCTGCTCATTGCTCGACGGGCTTATCGATCTTGAAGCGGCAGTGTGTCTTTGCACAGCCATCAAAGCCAATGTTCTTGGTATCAACATTAACATCCCCATTTCTTTGAGCTTGCTTGTCAATGTCTGTGGAAAGAAGGTTCCCTCTGAATTCCAGTGTGCCTAA